A genomic segment from Desulfurella amilsii encodes:
- a CDS encoding proton-conducting transporter membrane subunit — protein MISIVYLGVVLFSIEYISSMKERFIKVYQYFTLLNLFVAVMFFSVILNNFGLIWVCIEATTFTSALLVAVENDFAALEAAWRYIIIVSVGLVISLIATLFLYSSAKTLLIDELLIQKAPGSLFLLGGILLIVGYGTKGGIFPMNTWLADAHGKAPAPISAIFSAILLPVSLYPIIRLFEIYNNVLLSEFAFVLGFLSVATASIMSLNQKLYKRLFAYSSIENMGLALIGISLGSYALFGAIILIFTHALAKSGVFMLTGNIFHNFKSKKIEDISGLIKTMPKTGLFLFLGTLAVTGAPPFATFFAELLILAKTINLYGWLVGMTLFFFVGCGFLFINYKVINMVFSSKSKPLVKESLFTLIPIIYISLSAIIIIAVPVFYKLLDGVIK, from the coding sequence ATGATCTCAATTGTTTATCTAGGAGTTGTGCTATTTTCAATAGAATATATCTCAAGCATGAAAGAGCGTTTTATTAAAGTTTATCAATACTTTACACTATTAAACTTATTTGTAGCCGTTATGTTTTTTAGCGTAATTTTAAATAATTTTGGCCTTATATGGGTATGTATAGAAGCTACAACATTTACAAGCGCCTTGCTTGTGGCTGTTGAAAACGATTTTGCAGCACTTGAAGCAGCATGGCGATACATCATAATAGTTTCTGTGGGTCTTGTTATATCGCTTATTGCTACATTATTCTTGTATTCTTCAGCCAAAACGCTATTAATAGACGAACTTTTGATTCAAAAAGCACCTGGTAGTTTATTCTTGCTTGGCGGAATTTTGTTAATAGTAGGCTATGGCACAAAGGGTGGAATTTTTCCTATGAATACATGGCTTGCTGACGCACACGGAAAAGCTCCAGCTCCAATAAGTGCCATATTCAGCGCAATTTTACTACCTGTATCACTATACCCAATAATACGCCTTTTTGAGATATACAATAATGTACTACTTTCTGAATTTGCTTTTGTTTTAGGTTTTTTAAGTGTTGCCACAGCAAGTATTATGAGTCTAAATCAAAAATTATACAAAAGATTGTTTGCTTACTCATCAATCGAAAATATGGGGCTTGCGTTAATTGGAATAAGTTTAGGTTCATACGCTTTATTTGGGGCAATTATTCTGATTTTTACACATGCACTTGCAAAATCTGGTGTTTTTATGCTTACAGGTAACATCTTTCATAACTTTAAAAGCAAAAAAATCGAAGATATTAGCGGTCTTATTAAAACTATGCCCAAAACCGGCTTATTTTTATTTTTAGGTACACTCGCTGTCACAGGCGCACCGCCTTTTGCTACCTTTTTTGCAGAACTATTAATTTTAGCAAAAACTATAAATCTTTATGGTTGGCTTGTTGGGATGACCTTGTTTTTCTTTGTTGGGTGTGGTTTTTTGTTTATAAATTACAAAGTCATAAACATGGTGTTTAGTAGTAAATCTAAACCTTTAGTCAAAGAGAGTCTTTTTACACTTATACCAATTATATATATATCACTTTCTGCAATAATAATAATTGCTGTGCCTGTTTTTTACAAGCTACTTGATGGAGTTATAAAATGA
- a CDS encoding Ni,Fe-hydrogenase III large subunit yields MKRLLGIINNKGKEQLLVSSGSFVGLIDSSQSKDFKAYLWQKGLNKTGQVQDELFNFRLGPSSGALLESVIFNIFTYGERMKEVYIDNTYKSRSIEQKMRAKCPFEALKLSEQICASFAFSHSCAFSRAIEEAFNINISDNVKIMRLVLLEVERIFNHIYVISRLSGAAAQKVLTNHLIYLFDEILSLNKTFFGSRFLKNINTIGSIKYIPKAQMEIFSKKLESIVNEFSKLYEFSLKSHNYLDRLYNTGILTMDDFEMFNFDGPALKAINISLDTRVYEDFFDNFKSVIEEDGDALSRMIVRAKEVFQSMRLIKQLIEKLKEDVPNSNIVIEDDQKEKNSIAFAESPSGTIYYYIELIGNKIDYVYIAAPSMFLIKAIEKSLEGQIFTDFAFTVDSFGAFFADAAK; encoded by the coding sequence ATGAAACGATTGCTTGGCATAATAAACAATAAAGGCAAAGAACAGTTACTTGTAAGCTCTGGTTCTTTTGTTGGTCTTATTGATAGCTCTCAAAGCAAAGACTTTAAAGCTTATTTGTGGCAAAAAGGCTTAAACAAAACTGGACAGGTGCAAGATGAATTGTTTAATTTTAGGCTTGGTCCCTCAAGCGGGGCGTTATTGGAATCTGTCATTTTTAACATATTTACATACGGCGAAAGAATGAAAGAAGTATATATTGATAATACTTACAAATCCCGCTCTATAGAGCAAAAAATGCGCGCGAAGTGCCCTTTTGAAGCCCTAAAGTTATCAGAGCAAATTTGCGCAAGTTTCGCTTTTTCCCATTCATGTGCTTTTTCGCGTGCAATTGAAGAGGCATTTAACATAAACATAAGCGACAATGTAAAAATAATGCGCTTAGTTTTGCTTGAAGTCGAGCGTATTTTTAATCACATATATGTCATTTCACGCTTAAGCGGCGCTGCAGCACAAAAGGTTTTAACAAACCACTTAATCTACCTATTTGATGAAATTTTAAGCCTAAATAAAACTTTTTTTGGAAGTAGATTCTTAAAAAACATAAACACCATAGGCTCAATTAAGTACATACCAAAAGCTCAAATGGAGATTTTTTCAAAAAAGCTCGAAAGTATAGTAAACGAGTTCTCAAAACTATACGAGTTTTCTCTAAAAAGCCATAATTACTTAGATAGACTTTACAATACTGGAATCCTGACAATGGATGATTTTGAAATGTTTAATTTCGATGGGCCAGCGCTTAAAGCCATAAACATTTCTTTAGATACAAGAGTTTATGAAGATTTTTTTGACAATTTTAAGAGTGTGATAGAAGAAGATGGGGATGCACTTTCAAGAATGATTGTCAGAGCAAAAGAAGTCTTCCAATCAATGAGGCTCATAAAACAATTGATAGAAAAACTCAAAGAAGATGTACCAAATAGTAATATTGTCATAGAAGACGATCAAAAAGAAAAAAACTCAATTGCTTTTGCAGAATCTCCAAGCGGAACCATTTATTATTATATTGAATTAATTGGTAACAAAATTGACTATGTGTATATTGCGGCACCTTCTATGTTTTTAATAAAAGCAATAGAAAAATCACTAGAAGGTCAAATTTTTACTGATTTTGCATTTACCGTGGACTCATTTGGCGCTTTTTTTGCGGATGCAGCAAAATAA
- a CDS encoding NADH:ubiquinone oxidoreductase → MLLWPFYGLSKHYSKKYKFKLHSKPNPFRRSLHVFVIDAGCDVELLLEFYSLLSPKYNTHRWGIFFVNTPRSADLLVILSKPTPKMLPIVKEAINQMPKPYGVMLIENSSFDKYDLNLPNIVEHLKGDIEAEEIFKKLIEIAQGGLIC, encoded by the coding sequence ATGTTACTTTGGCCATTTTACGGACTTTCAAAACATTATAGCAAAAAATACAAATTTAAACTACACTCTAAGCCAAACCCATTTAGACGCTCTTTACATGTATTCGTTATTGATGCTGGGTGCGATGTTGAGTTGCTTTTAGAATTTTACAGCCTTTTATCACCAAAATACAATACGCACAGATGGGGTATTTTCTTTGTAAATACACCAAGAAGTGCTGATTTACTTGTCATTTTATCCAAACCAACACCAAAAATGCTGCCCATAGTTAAAGAGGCAATAAATCAAATGCCAAAGCCTTATGGTGTAATGCTAATAGAAAATAGTAGTTTTGATAAATATGATTTAAACTTACCTAACATCGTAGAACATTTAAAGGGCGATATAGAAGCAGAGGAAATTTTTAAAAAATTAATAGAAATAGCTCAAGGTGGTTTGATATGTTAG
- a CDS encoding proton-conducting transporter membrane subunit: MLAFGLAILFFCMGMAVYFNKTLSYIFGFLGALCVVILGFESYHAGFSYQIDIYNIFKLGIGTDKLSSFFLIVAYICFSAIAVYSIDFGKLFSKTMAFLINLIMLSMLFIFCAKDAITFLIAFEIANICLFFSILERVNSHNQAYRFLAFSEGSSVLLMIAFAIVFSATGSFLFQAGQNNFLFALFAFLGFIIKMDIVPTHVWIAQTYSKAPSNIAAILSVPLTLVGTYGIFRILSLEKSYTLAILAIILGSLSAFWGALQSARETQLKTLPAYSTVENNGMILASLGVSMLAQYSQLTVLSEFSYLTTLFLIISHSFSKTTMFLSIGHAKETLGKETIDDVRGILKNVSKSAGFGILISGLSFSAVPPLVGFVSEWMLLESLFQSYKFSDATFKLIITFTGILIALAIGLSSFGIKKLIGFSSLGEFSSKIKKIPDFSIKLAENTMSALVVISGIFSFVILIYLGYGNLLNGLLGVFKPALIVSSKPVFGVLSPFMFAVVFVFLLIVVLLLKFSNKDTKTTMPWVGGLALKDNELYNTRGYSFIVEYVLRGIYRTKEKKTYVESYDISNSIYDFLERLFKKLSSTISKIIMNGHLYYYVTYIVAIFIIALFVFKFN, from the coding sequence ATGTTAGCATTTGGTCTTGCAATACTATTTTTTTGTATGGGTATGGCAGTTTATTTTAATAAAACTTTAAGTTACATTTTTGGATTTTTAGGGGCTTTATGTGTGGTTATTTTGGGTTTTGAAAGCTACCATGCGGGTTTTTCCTATCAGATAGACATATACAATATTTTTAAGTTAGGCATAGGCACAGACAAATTATCGTCGTTTTTTCTCATTGTTGCCTATATTTGTTTTAGTGCTATAGCAGTTTATTCTATAGATTTTGGTAAGCTGTTTAGCAAAACAATGGCTTTTTTGATTAATCTTATTATGCTTAGTATGCTTTTTATATTTTGTGCCAAAGATGCTATAACTTTTTTGATAGCCTTTGAGATAGCAAATATCTGTCTATTCTTTAGCATATTAGAGAGAGTTAACTCACATAATCAAGCCTACCGCTTTCTAGCCTTTTCCGAAGGATCTTCGGTTCTTTTAATGATTGCTTTTGCAATCGTATTTTCTGCAACAGGCTCATTTTTGTTTCAGGCAGGCCAAAATAATTTTCTATTTGCGCTTTTTGCATTTTTAGGGTTTATAATAAAAATGGATATAGTGCCAACGCATGTGTGGATTGCTCAAACTTATTCTAAAGCCCCTTCAAACATAGCAGCGATACTTTCTGTGCCTTTAACGCTTGTAGGCACATACGGCATATTTAGAATTTTATCTTTAGAAAAATCATACACACTTGCAATTTTGGCGATAATACTGGGTTCTTTGAGTGCCTTTTGGGGCGCTTTGCAATCAGCAAGAGAAACTCAGTTAAAAACGCTACCTGCATATTCGACCGTAGAAAACAATGGCATGATATTAGCAAGCCTTGGCGTAAGCATGCTTGCACAATACAGTCAATTAACAGTGTTATCAGAGTTTTCTTACCTTACAACGCTTTTTTTGATAATATCTCACTCTTTCTCAAAAACAACAATGTTCTTGTCAATTGGACATGCAAAAGAAACGCTTGGGAAAGAAACAATAGATGACGTAAGAGGTATCTTAAAAAATGTTAGTAAATCTGCTGGCTTTGGCATACTAATTTCTGGCTTATCATTTAGTGCAGTACCTCCTTTAGTAGGTTTTGTCTCTGAGTGGATGCTGCTTGAGAGCCTATTCCAATCGTACAAATTCTCTGACGCCACATTTAAATTAATTATTACATTTACAGGTATACTAATTGCCCTTGCGATAGGACTTAGCTCGTTTGGTATAAAGAAACTGATTGGTTTTTCAAGTTTGGGTGAATTTAGCTCTAAAATTAAAAAAATCCCGGACTTTAGTATCAAACTAGCCGAGAATACAATGAGCGCCCTTGTAGTTATAAGTGGTATTTTCTCGTTTGTAATTCTAATTTATCTTGGATATGGTAATTTATTAAATGGTCTTTTGGGGGTTTTCAAACCTGCCTTAATTGTTTCAAGCAAACCAGTTTTTGGTGTTTTATCACCCTTTATGTTCGCTGTTGTGTTTGTGTTTTTGCTCATTGTTGTATTATTGCTTAAATTTTCAAACAAAGATACAAAGACTACTATGCCGTGGGTTGGCGGTCTTGCTCTAAAAGACAATGAATTATACAACACGCGAGGTTATTCATTTATAGTAGAATATGTTCTAAGAGGTATTTACAGGACCAAAGAGAAAAAAACATACGTAGAAAGCTACGATATCTCAAACTCTATATACGATTTTTTGGAACGCTTATTTAAAAAATTGAGTTCTACCATATCAAAAATTATAATGAATGGTCACTTGTATTATTATGTAACATATATTGTGGCAATATTTATTATTGCATTGTTTGTTTTTAAATTTAATTAA
- a CDS encoding HAD family hydrolase: MEIEIFGMGSVSFKRIILDFNGTLAVSGVLKEGIKNILEKLSKEFEIHVVTGDTFSSAKEQLKDLDVKTVIAPLINQTAFKLDYAKSIGLSNLVAIGNGKNDSLMLKHAHLGICVIGQEGASIEAIQNSDIVVCDIISALELFVYPKRLVATLRT; encoded by the coding sequence ATGGAGATTGAAATTTTTGGTATGGGAAGTGTATCTTTTAAGCGCATTATACTAGATTTCAACGGTACACTAGCAGTTAGCGGTGTGCTAAAAGAAGGTATAAAAAACATCTTAGAGAAACTTTCCAAAGAATTTGAGATCCATGTTGTAACAGGTGATACTTTTTCAAGTGCAAAAGAGCAATTAAAAGACTTAGATGTCAAGACCGTCATTGCACCACTAATAAACCAAACAGCATTTAAATTAGACTACGCTAAGTCCATTGGGCTTTCAAATTTAGTGGCTATCGGTAACGGTAAAAATGACTCATTGATGCTAAAACACGCCCACCTTGGAATTTGTGTGATTGGTCAAGAAGGTGCAAGCATTGAAGCAATCCAAAATAGCGATATAGTTGTATGTGATATAATATCAGCACTTGAGCTATTTGTTTATCCAAAAAGACTCGTTGCAACGCTTAGAACTTAA
- a CDS encoding right-handed parallel beta-helix repeat-containing protein — translation MKRKVVRIDKALAIKEDIKFENTIFLVRSQVGIACIGCRVIFENCKIVFYRCKKANIGLFAQNAKVKITNCFIQNANVAVRSRNSSLIIRESRLSYNKEYAVSAVGSAVDIENCDICINGFEIFSAQISLENSKANILHSRITKGVNSTALFAKNSFISLDSTEILLNDASAIHLENCRFSIRKAKIYDNSLLNQDFSQVYIENSKGKLTESLLYAGKNSFVIYATKQSSLKVLNSFIFDNNSGILADRYSQITIYKTRIFRNALLERQAQINADSAKIYLVSSKVFDGFQGIYAQKVSFVFLKNSNISRNQFPFCMYELSHLVEK, via the coding sequence GTGAAGCGCAAAGTAGTTAGGATTGATAAAGCTTTAGCTATAAAGGAAGACATTAAATTTGAGAATACTATTTTTTTAGTTAGATCTCAAGTTGGTATTGCGTGTATTGGCTGTAGGGTAATTTTTGAAAATTGCAAGATAGTGTTTTATAGGTGCAAAAAAGCAAATATTGGCCTTTTTGCACAAAACGCTAAGGTAAAAATAACAAATTGCTTCATTCAAAACGCAAATGTGGCGGTAAGATCAAGAAATAGCAGTTTAATAATTAGAGAATCAAGGCTTTCCTACAATAAAGAGTATGCAGTTAGTGCTGTGGGCTCAGCAGTTGATATCGAAAACTGTGATATTTGTATCAACGGCTTTGAAATATTTAGTGCCCAAATATCGCTTGAAAATTCTAAAGCAAATATTTTACACTCAAGGATTACAAAAGGCGTAAATTCAACTGCATTGTTTGCAAAAAACTCATTTATAAGCTTAGACAGCACAGAAATATTATTAAATGATGCTAGCGCCATACATTTAGAAAATTGCAGATTTTCCATAAGAAAAGCTAAAATTTACGATAATTCTTTGTTAAACCAAGATTTCTCTCAAGTATACATTGAAAACTCAAAAGGAAAACTCACAGAATCTTTGCTGTATGCTGGCAAAAACTCTTTTGTAATTTATGCAACAAAACAAAGCAGCTTGAAAGTTTTAAACAGCTTTATCTTTGATAATAACAGCGGGATTTTGGCCGATAGGTACTCACAAATTACCATTTACAAAACGCGCATATTCAGGAATGCTTTATTGGAAAGGCAAGCTCAGATAAACGCCGATTCGGCTAAAATATACCTTGTCTCATCAAAAGTATTTGACGGTTTCCAAGGAATATACGCTCAAAAAGTCTCCTTTGTATTCTTAAAAAATTCCAATATATCAAGAAACCAATTCCCTTTTTGCATGTATGAGCTTTCGCATCTAGTCGAAAAATAA
- the eno gene encoding phosphopyruvate hydratase yields MKISQVKARQILDSRSNPTIEVDCTLENGIFVRTGVPSGASVGSKEAFELRDNDKKHFFGKGVKMAVNNVNSIIAPEIIGMDVTKQREIDELLISLDGTKDKSNLGANAILGVSLAVCRAASIYANLPLFSYIGGLGANLLPVPFMNIINGGVHANWQGADFQEYMIAPYGAKSFEESYEWGSEIYQSLKSLLKEKRYNVSVGDEGGFVPLVSSNEEPLDLISKAVENVGLSIGRDVGFAIDPASSEFYKDGKYILKNQNLELDSISMIDYYEKIVNDYPVVLLEDGLAEYDWDNWKILNDRLGRNIEIVGDDIFVTNLNIVKKGVLDNIANAVLIKLNQIGTLSETIDVVNFARQHNWGCFVSHRSGETTDSFIADFVVGLGLGHIKTGAPARGERVEKYNQLLRIEEFLSGKSVFAGKSILKKSNGEAQSS; encoded by the coding sequence ATGAAAATTTCTCAAGTTAAAGCAAGACAGATTTTAGACTCAAGGTCAAACCCAACGATTGAAGTGGATTGCACACTTGAAAACGGTATTTTTGTAAGAACAGGCGTGCCTTCTGGCGCATCGGTTGGTTCAAAAGAGGCATTTGAGTTGCGCGATAATGACAAAAAGCATTTTTTTGGCAAAGGTGTGAAAATGGCTGTTAATAATGTTAATTCCATTATCGCACCAGAAATTATAGGCATGGATGTAACAAAACAAAGAGAAATTGACGAACTTTTAATCTCATTAGATGGCACTAAAGATAAGTCAAATTTAGGCGCAAATGCAATACTTGGTGTATCGCTAGCTGTGTGTAGGGCAGCTAGTATTTATGCAAACTTACCACTTTTTAGCTACATTGGGGGTCTTGGTGCAAATTTATTGCCAGTGCCTTTTATGAATATCATAAATGGCGGTGTGCATGCCAATTGGCAGGGTGCTGATTTTCAGGAATATATGATTGCGCCTTATGGTGCTAAAAGCTTTGAAGAAAGCTACGAATGGGGAAGCGAGATTTACCAATCCCTAAAAAGCTTGCTTAAGGAAAAACGCTACAATGTAAGTGTGGGCGACGAAGGCGGTTTTGTACCGCTTGTGAGCTCAAATGAAGAGCCGCTTGATTTAATCTCTAAGGCAGTTGAAAATGTTGGCTTAAGTATTGGTAGAGATGTAGGTTTTGCGATAGACCCAGCTTCAAGCGAGTTTTACAAAGACGGCAAATATATATTAAAAAATCAAAATTTAGAGTTAGACTCAATTTCTATGATTGATTATTATGAAAAAATTGTCAATGACTACCCAGTTGTATTACTAGAAGATGGGCTTGCTGAGTATGATTGGGATAATTGGAAAATACTGAATGACAGGCTTGGCAGAAACATTGAAATTGTAGGCGATGATATATTTGTAACAAACTTAAATATCGTTAAAAAAGGCGTTTTAGATAACATTGCAAATGCCGTTTTGATAAAACTAAATCAGATTGGCACACTATCTGAGACCATAGATGTGGTAAATTTTGCCAGACAACATAATTGGGGTTGTTTTGTGTCTCATAGAAGTGGAGAAACAACAGATAGTTTTATAGCAGATTTTGTTGTGGGGTTAGGTTTAGGCCACATAAAAACTGGTGCGCCAGCAAGGGGTGAGCGTGTAGAAAAGTACAATCAACTGTTGCGTATAGAGGAGTTTCTTAGTGGCAAGTCTGTTTTTGCAGGCAAAAGTATTTTGAAAAAATCCAATGGTGAAGCGCAAAGTAGTTAG
- a CDS encoding MutS-related protein, protein MFKEKKFDYKESLPQYLEDLVSDLGLDVIFEAASNKDEFTYKVIKTGILLSLKDKEEVIYRQNVLKDCINNKETVKAMYELSIEAIKKEKESLFGIFIKHPDSIVYSSRQVLEDFFDILKKLKNIILESELNFRSQGFQLFFSRIKTKLSDEYLDRVDSILKHLRFEDGISISSKLNMSAKPSFFQIMYPKKEKQSFLKSILKSKSAYTIYIPERDEGGFRALSELKNNSLNKIANILANAVYYLLDFFNQLKVELTFYLACNQLYEKLQEIGISLCFPVIYSQSERVLSFEDLSEPSLALVKKGLVVANRLCVNYKDLVLITGANMGGKTTFLRSIGQACLFSQCGMFVAAKSFEYSLSSGIFTHFKRQEDKTLKSGKFDEELKRLSNIVDFLKPHALVLFNESFSSTNDHEASIIAKYITEGLIEKKIRIFFVTHLWEFASLINKENSNNVMFLKAQRNPDGTRTFKIIESKPQAKSYAEDLFKKIFNKE, encoded by the coding sequence ATGTTTAAAGAAAAAAAATTCGATTATAAAGAAAGTTTGCCTCAGTATTTGGAAGATTTAGTAAGCGATTTGGGGCTGGATGTTATTTTTGAAGCGGCCAGCAACAAAGATGAGTTTACATATAAAGTTATTAAAACAGGGATACTTTTAAGCTTAAAAGATAAAGAAGAAGTTATTTATAGACAAAACGTACTGAAAGATTGTATAAATAATAAAGAAACGGTAAAAGCCATGTATGAGCTTTCAATAGAAGCTATAAAAAAAGAAAAAGAGAGTCTATTTGGCATTTTTATAAAGCATCCAGATTCAATTGTATATAGCTCAAGGCAAGTTTTAGAAGACTTTTTTGATATTTTAAAAAAACTTAAAAATATTATTCTTGAGAGTGAATTAAATTTTAGATCTCAAGGCTTTCAGTTATTTTTTAGCCGTATAAAAACAAAATTAAGCGATGAATATTTAGATAGAGTTGACTCAATATTGAAACATTTAAGGTTTGAAGATGGTATTTCAATAAGTTCAAAGCTTAATATGTCTGCAAAGCCTTCATTTTTTCAAATAATGTACCCTAAAAAAGAAAAGCAGAGTTTTCTCAAATCAATTCTTAAGTCAAAGAGTGCTTATACAATATACATACCAGAGCGCGACGAAGGTGGCTTTAGGGCTTTATCAGAACTTAAAAATAATTCTCTTAACAAAATTGCAAATATATTGGCAAATGCTGTTTATTACTTATTGGATTTTTTTAATCAGTTAAAAGTCGAGTTAACGTTTTATCTAGCTTGTAACCAACTATACGAGAAACTTCAAGAAATAGGCATTAGTTTATGCTTTCCAGTTATTTACTCTCAAAGCGAGAGAGTTTTATCTTTTGAAGACTTAAGTGAGCCTAGCTTAGCTTTGGTAAAAAAGGGTCTTGTGGTAGCAAACAGACTATGTGTAAACTATAAAGATTTGGTTTTGATTACAGGTGCCAATATGGGTGGTAAGACGACTTTTTTGCGCAGCATTGGGCAAGCTTGCCTTTTTAGCCAATGCGGCATGTTTGTAGCTGCCAAATCTTTTGAGTACAGTTTGTCAAGCGGTATTTTTACGCATTTTAAAAGACAGGAAGATAAAACACTAAAAAGCGGAAAATTCGACGAAGAACTAAAGCGTTTGAGCAACATCGTGGATTTTCTAAAGCCTCACGCATTAGTGCTTTTTAATGAATCATTTTCTTCAACAAATGACCACGAGGCTTCGATAATAGCAAAATACATCACAGAAGGTTTAATTGAAAAGAAAATTAGGATTTTTTTTGTTACGCACCTTTGGGAATTTGCTTCTTTAATAAACAAAGAAAACTCTAATAATGTAATGTTTTTAAAGGCACAGAGAAATCCCGATGGCACAAGGACATTTAAGATTATAGAATCAAAGCCACAAGCAAAAAGTTACGCTGAAGATTTATTTAAAAAAATTTTTAATAAGGAGTAG
- a CDS encoding MutS-related protein, which produces MENFSILFKKPTKLAENQPEYFYDLNLDKIIEQIVAIKPKYTLKPYFFTTLNNLEDIEYRHKVLMDLENSEIFNVFDNFCSQFETVNDLLAKSEKSFYKYEKQFCFLNAVNNYCSAIFYLQRKSLELDFKSQGLKAFINYLTNYTKKPDFVNLSDTAAELEEKLLSIKFNILIKDAAITISDDNVNDFEQDVIDTFLHLVGNVDKEYTIFKQSTDINHIEYQILEKVEKLYPDIFTRLDGFFNQMQDFIDKIIETFVDQIQFYFAFLGYMKHFEKNNIKFSYPEFSKETIYIENACDIDLADEFIKNNKICARNDFNIQKSEKIAIITGPNQGGKTTFVRCIGQITHLSKLGLKVPATKAQIFLFDNIWSCFERQEQVQSLRSRLENDLIRIKKILDNTASDSILILNEIFSSTTYDDALFLSKQVLKIILEKGCVCIWVTFMDELCKTEKTASFVAAIDQNQNRTFKIVRKPPDGLAYAMSIVSKYHLTKKDIDQRIKNASLFDV; this is translated from the coding sequence ATGGAAAATTTTAGCATTTTATTTAAAAAACCGACTAAATTGGCTGAAAATCAGCCAGAATATTTTTACGACTTGAACTTAGACAAAATTATTGAGCAAATTGTTGCAATTAAGCCCAAATATACTTTAAAACCATATTTTTTTACAACACTTAATAATTTGGAAGATATTGAGTATAGGCATAAAGTGTTAATGGATTTAGAAAACTCAGAAATTTTTAACGTATTTGATAATTTTTGCTCCCAGTTTGAAACAGTAAACGATTTGCTAGCAAAATCTGAAAAGTCCTTTTACAAGTATGAAAAGCAGTTTTGTTTTTTAAATGCGGTAAATAATTACTGTAGTGCTATTTTTTACTTGCAAAGAAAATCCTTAGAGTTAGATTTTAAATCACAAGGCTTAAAAGCTTTTATAAATTATCTAACAAATTATACCAAAAAACCAGATTTTGTAAATTTATCAGACACAGCCGCAGAGTTAGAAGAAAAATTACTAAGTATTAAATTCAATATATTAATCAAAGATGCAGCTATCACAATAAGTGACGATAATGTAAATGATTTTGAGCAAGATGTAATAGATACTTTTTTGCACTTAGTAGGAAATGTAGACAAAGAATACACTATTTTTAAACAAAGCACAGACATAAATCATATAGAATATCAGATATTGGAAAAAGTAGAAAAACTTTATCCAGACATTTTTACGCGTCTTGACGGTTTTTTTAATCAAATGCAAGATTTTATTGACAAAATAATAGAAACATTTGTCGACCAGATACAGTTTTATTTTGCATTCTTGGGTTATATGAAGCACTTTGAGAAAAATAATATTAAGTTTAGCTACCCAGAGTTTTCTAAAGAAACCATATATATAGAAAACGCATGTGATATAGACTTAGCAGATGAATTCATAAAAAATAATAAAATTTGCGCAAGAAATGATTTTAATATCCAAAAAAGCGAAAAAATAGCTATTATCACAGGTCCGAATCAGGGAGGAAAAACTACTTTTGTAAGGTGTATTGGCCAGATTACTCATTTATCAAAATTGGGCTTAAAGGTTCCAGCAACCAAAGCACAGATATTTTTGTTTGATAATATTTGGTCTTGTTTTGAAAGGCAAGAGCAAGTTCAAAGCCTAAGAAGCCGTTTAGAAAATGATTTAATAAGAATAAAGAAAATTTTAGATAATACGGCAAGTGACAGCATACTTATATTAAACGAGATTTTTTCTTCTACAACATACGATGACGCTTTATTTTTGAGTAAACAGGTTCTAAAAATAATATTGGAAAAGGGCTGTGTGTGTATTTGGGTTACCTTTATGGATGAGTTATGCAAAACAGAAAAAACAGCAAGTTTTGTTGCAGCGATCGATCAAAATCAAAATAGAACATTTAAGATTGTAAGAAAACCCCCAGATGGTTTGGCTTATGCAATGTCTATTGTTTCAAAATACCATTTAACAAAAAAAGACATTGACCAAAGGATTAAAAATGCAAGCTTATTTGATGTTTAA